A window of Daphnia pulicaria isolate SC F1-1A chromosome 4, SC_F0-13Bv2, whole genome shotgun sequence genomic DNA:
GGTGGATCTACAGAAAAAAATGAGTGCCTCAACCGTAGACCACATGACCAACTTAGAGTAATCTTCCTGGCTGAACGAGTCCACAGAGCCCTACAAATACTGGAGGTCCAGCACTTCATCTGTTACGAAAGCCTGTGGGCATCCCTTTACAACGAAGGACCAAGAACTTGGGAACACACTGTGGAAATGTGTGTGATTGGAGATGCTTTGACCCAGCAAGATGAGGGATTCATCGCCAGGTTCTTCAGGACTCAGGATCTTGTGCTTAACTACGACATGCTAGAGGGTGTATATGAGGTGAAATTGATGGAAACGGTCAGTTTCCCTGGGCTTCCCGATGCTGTTGGTCGAGATGTCAGCGCCCGCCTAGTACTGTTTCAACAACGGTCCGGCTCGATGATGCGCAAAGCCGGCCTTAAACGAGCACTTCTGCCTGATGACTGCGAAAATCAACTTCTCGAGTGCTTTCCTAGCCTTCTCGCCTTGCCACCGCTGTCAGAAATCAAGTTCGGACCCAACAAATATTTCCCTGCACCTCGGGAAGGCATAGAAATCCAAAAGTATCATTACCCCGACGATTGGTGGCTTCAAAGAAAGATACCATCTGCATGTTGATTGATATATATTATTCCCAGTGATTATTTCTAGTCTCCAATCACCTATTTAGTGGTCCAGcaacttgaaaataaattgttccAACTCTTGTTATATCGTTATTAGTAACAAGAATAGAGATCTTCTTTATAGGGTAATTGGTCTGCGAAGAAAGCTTGACGGTCGTCCAAACATAATAAAACGGTTTGTGAGAAGCAGAGAAAATGGCCATTTTTCACAATGTCGAAAAAGGACATGCATCGCTTGCaggtggaaaataaaagaacctgGTAA
This region includes:
- the LOC124336436 gene encoding uncharacterized protein LOC124336436 codes for the protein MRITPKRLVSGGLFALGILCLIKYVHHTRGGSTEKNECLNRRPHDQLRVIFLAERVHRALQILEVQHFICYESLWASLYNEGPRTWEHTVEMCVIGDALTQQDEGFIARFFRTQDLVLNYDMLEGVYEVKLMETVSFPGLPDAVGRDVSARLVLFQQRSGSMMRKAGLKRALLPDDCENQLLECFPSLLALPPLSEIKFGPNKYFPAPREGIEIQKYHYPDDWWLQRKIPSAC